The Pseudomonas sp. TH06 genome has a window encoding:
- a CDS encoding ABC transporter permease subunit — protein sequence MSAPPLVTPLDRLKSIAQWPAGRDLLARLLSPLLLLLLWELASRTGLLPPRIIAAPSAIGATLWQMLGSGELAGHLWISLQRALSGLAIGVSVGTVLALVAGLSRRGEIAIDSPMQMLRTLPFLAIVPLFILWFGVGETPKIALIALGTTFPIYLTLFSGIRGLDPKLVEAATMLGLKRWELIVHVILPGALPAFFVGLRYAFGISWLGLVVVEQINASAGIGYLVNDARDFMRTDVIVICLIIYSVLGLGIDGLVRLLERFALAWRPTFIRS from the coding sequence ATGTCTGCGCCCCCCCTCGTTACACCGCTGGATCGCCTCAAGTCCATCGCACAATGGCCCGCCGGGCGCGATCTGCTTGCGCGTTTGCTCAGCCCGTTGTTGCTGTTGCTGCTGTGGGAGCTGGCCTCGCGCACGGGACTGTTGCCACCGCGCATCATCGCCGCGCCCAGTGCGATTGGCGCCACGCTGTGGCAGATGCTCGGCAGCGGCGAGTTGGCCGGCCACTTGTGGATTTCCCTGCAACGCGCCCTCAGCGGCCTGGCGATCGGGGTTAGCGTCGGCACCGTATTGGCGTTGGTGGCGGGGTTGTCGCGACGCGGCGAGATCGCCATCGACTCGCCAATGCAAATGCTCCGAACCTTACCGTTCCTGGCCATCGTGCCGCTGTTCATTCTGTGGTTTGGCGTAGGCGAAACGCCGAAGATCGCCTTGATCGCCCTCGGCACTACCTTTCCGATTTACCTCACACTGTTTTCCGGTATCCGCGGCCTCGACCCCAAGCTTGTCGAAGCCGCAACGATGCTCGGCCTCAAACGCTGGGAGCTGATCGTCCACGTGATCTTGCCCGGCGCCTTGCCGGCATTCTTTGTCGGTTTGCGCTACGCCTTCGGCATCAGTTGGCTGGGGCTGGTGGTGGTCGAGCAAATCAACGCCAGCGCCGGCATTGGTTACCTGGTCAACGATGCGCGGGACTTCATGCGTACAGACGTCATCGTCATCTGCCTGATCATTTACAGCGTACTGGGGCTGGGTATCGACGGCCTGGTGCGTTTGCTTGAACGGTTTGCGCTGGCCTGGCGCCCGACCTTTATCAGGAGCTGA
- a CDS encoding ABC transporter substrate-binding protein, producing the protein MHRRRFLELSALAGLGAFSVGLPRFGLAANDLRGVTLNVATYKGAAPTFFAEAGIEPAPYTVKYAEFTGGNLSFEALVSGTLDISPMSEIPPIFGIKNHAPVKLIAVLTGDVNNQAFIVPKGSDVQSIAQLKGKRIGYIRSTSSHYFLLKALKEQGLTFNDIVPMALTPQDGFAAFQNGALDAWVSFGYFIQLAEQRTGARVLKTGQGYLSGNYVIAANQNSIADPLKHQAITDYILREYRAWQWIAAHPEEWATKSAKILGMPREVFLAQYRAQSGPRLLQPVDDAAVKSQQDVADLFFEAGVLPQQLDVSGLWDHSFHWS; encoded by the coding sequence ATGCACCGTCGACGTTTTCTCGAACTTTCGGCGCTGGCCGGCCTCGGCGCATTCAGCGTCGGCCTGCCACGCTTCGGCCTGGCCGCCAACGACTTGCGTGGGGTCACGCTGAACGTGGCGACCTACAAAGGCGCGGCTCCGACATTCTTCGCCGAAGCGGGAATCGAGCCTGCGCCTTACACCGTCAAATACGCCGAGTTCACGGGCGGCAACCTGAGTTTTGAGGCCTTGGTCAGCGGCACCCTGGACATCTCGCCAATGAGTGAGATACCGCCGATATTCGGGATCAAGAATCACGCCCCGGTGAAGCTCATTGCGGTGTTGACCGGTGACGTCAACAACCAGGCGTTCATCGTGCCCAAAGGCTCTGACGTGCAGTCGATCGCGCAACTCAAGGGCAAGCGAATCGGCTACATCCGCTCGACCAGTTCACACTATTTTTTGCTTAAAGCGCTGAAGGAACAGGGCCTGACGTTCAATGACATCGTGCCCATGGCGCTGACACCGCAAGACGGTTTTGCCGCGTTTCAGAACGGCGCGCTGGATGCCTGGGTCAGTTTTGGCTACTTCATTCAGCTCGCCGAGCAACGCACCGGGGCCCGTGTCTTGAAAACCGGTCAGGGGTATCTGTCCGGTAATTACGTGATCGCCGCCAATCAAAACAGCATCGCTGACCCGCTCAAACATCAGGCGATTACCGATTACATCCTGCGCGAGTACCGTGCCTGGCAATGGATTGCAGCGCATCCCGAAGAGTGGGCAACCAAGAGTGCGAAGATCCTTGGCATGCCACGGGAAGTGTTCCTGGCCCAGTACCGTGCCCAGAGTGGTCCGCGTCTGCTGCAACCGGTGGACGATGCAGCGGTGAAATCCCAGCAGGATGTCGCCGATCTGTTTTTCGAGGCTGGGGTGTTGCCGCAGCAGCTCGACGTGTCCGGTTTGTGGGACCACAGTTTTCACTGGAGCTGA
- a CDS encoding FAD-dependent oxidoreductase: MPLTRRQLIARVAAVGGLQAASAVMGMLGVTDTAQAAAENYAALPTARVGHGASVVVIGAGIGGLVSAYELQKAGFNVTLLEARDRVGGRNWTVRGGDRVEYTDGSVQVADFDNGFYLNAGPGRLPSHHQLMLGYCRELGVELEVLVNTSRNALVRPDLNQPAIQIRQAVNDSRGHFSELLAKAVNRHALDQELSLEDRSNLLSFLKTWGDLSDKLEYVGSARSGYKVWPGAGDQLAQKKDPLPLQTLLNPALTTALMIDEYPEFSPTMFQPVGGMDRIPKAFARHLKAALRLNAEVRSITNHPDFVEVAYLDRRSGHEQKIRADYLISALPLPLLAKIDSNLAAPVRQAIATVQFGYANKVAWQSRRFWESDYQIYGGLSFINQEASGLWYPSGGFNQAQGVLVAAYNNGETARKFGEKSLDQQIAISRQAVELLHPGHGHELRKPLAIAWAKIPYNLGPWINHEVAEPDYSLLNQPQGRVYLTSDGLAHSGVGIWQEAAAGAARRVVRNLFERAQSSPIKQTA; this comes from the coding sequence ATGCCGTTGACCAGAAGACAATTGATCGCCCGCGTGGCCGCCGTCGGCGGTCTTCAGGCGGCCTCCGCGGTGATGGGCATGCTCGGTGTGACCGACACGGCGCAGGCCGCTGCGGAGAACTATGCCGCGTTGCCCACCGCCCGTGTGGGGCACGGTGCCAGCGTGGTGGTGATCGGTGCCGGCATCGGTGGTCTGGTCAGCGCCTATGAACTGCAAAAGGCCGGTTTCAACGTCACGCTGCTGGAGGCCCGAGATCGGGTCGGCGGGCGCAACTGGACGGTACGCGGGGGTGATCGTGTCGAGTACACCGACGGCAGCGTGCAGGTCGCGGATTTCGACAATGGTTTCTACCTCAACGCCGGCCCCGGCCGTCTGCCTAGCCATCACCAGTTGATGCTCGGCTATTGCCGCGAGCTCGGGGTAGAGCTGGAAGTGTTGGTCAACACCAGTCGCAACGCACTGGTGCGGCCCGACCTGAATCAACCGGCGATCCAGATTCGCCAGGCCGTGAACGACAGCCGTGGGCACTTCTCCGAGCTGCTGGCTAAAGCGGTCAATCGCCACGCGCTGGATCAGGAACTCAGCCTCGAAGACCGCAGCAACCTGCTGAGTTTCCTCAAGACCTGGGGTGACCTCTCGGACAAACTCGAGTACGTCGGTTCTGCTCGCTCCGGGTACAAGGTATGGCCGGGCGCCGGTGATCAACTCGCACAGAAAAAAGATCCGCTGCCGTTGCAGACTTTGCTCAACCCGGCGTTGACCACGGCGTTGATGATTGATGAGTACCCGGAATTTTCGCCGACCATGTTTCAGCCAGTGGGCGGTATGGACCGTATTCCCAAGGCATTCGCCCGGCACCTGAAAGCAGCGCTGCGCCTGAACGCCGAAGTGCGCTCGATCACGAATCATCCGGATTTCGTCGAGGTCGCTTATCTGGACCGACGCAGTGGCCACGAACAAAAAATTCGCGCTGATTACCTGATCAGCGCGTTGCCGCTGCCACTGCTGGCGAAGATCGACAGCAACCTCGCTGCACCGGTCCGCCAAGCCATCGCCACCGTGCAGTTCGGCTACGCGAACAAGGTCGCCTGGCAGTCGCGGCGCTTCTGGGAAAGCGACTATCAGATTTACGGCGGTCTATCGTTTATCAATCAAGAAGCGTCGGGGCTGTGGTATCCCAGCGGGGGTTTCAACCAAGCGCAAGGGGTGTTGGTGGCGGCTTACAACAATGGCGAAACGGCGCGCAAGTTCGGCGAGAAAAGCCTCGATCAGCAGATCGCGATTTCCCGTCAGGCCGTTGAATTGCTGCACCCCGGCCACGGCCATGAATTGCGCAAACCCCTGGCTATTGCCTGGGCGAAAATTCCGTACAACCTCGGTCCGTGGATCAATCACGAAGTGGCCGAACCCGATTACAGCTTGCTCAACCAGCCGCAGGGTCGGGTGTACCTGACCAGTGACGGCCTGGCGCACAGCGGCGTGGGGATCTGGCAGGAAGCGGCGGCCGGCGCGGCGCGGCGTGTAGTGCGCAATCTTTTCGAGCGGGCGCAAAGCTCGCCTATCAAGCAAACGGCCTGA
- a CDS encoding dipeptidase, with amino-acid sequence MLTSFARCCAVLLCLISAFTDAGETVTQLHQRLTVLDSHLDTPMQLARPDWDITQRHSFGTDLSQVDLPRMKEGGLDGGFWAIFTPQGPLTAEGRTLASEHGLAVITRIRDMVAAHPKDFALALRAEDVPAIVARQQRVVFISMENAEPLAADPQRLQTYYRLGLRMLGLVHAANNDFADSATALPQWHGLSPAGRALVVEANRQGILLDVSHASDQVFDQVLELSSAPIIASHSSSRAITAHPRNLDDQRLRRLAAKGGVVQVNSFPSDLINREPSPERDKALGPLYREFRLAASLSPAEVADLAARIHAVENRYPQPQANLDDFIKHLLHILQVVGADHVGIGADWDGGGGVQGLSDVSQLPRITERLLAAGYTESDVAKIWGGNLLRVLSEAQRVH; translated from the coding sequence ATGCTCACTTCTTTTGCGCGCTGCTGCGCAGTGCTGTTGTGCTTGATCAGCGCTTTCACCGACGCCGGGGAAACCGTCACGCAACTTCACCAGCGCCTCACCGTCCTCGACAGCCACCTCGACACTCCGATGCAACTGGCGCGTCCCGATTGGGACATCACCCAGCGGCACAGCTTTGGCACCGACCTGTCCCAGGTGGACTTGCCGCGCATGAAGGAAGGCGGGCTGGACGGTGGTTTCTGGGCGATATTCACCCCGCAGGGTCCGCTGACCGCCGAAGGCCGGACACTGGCCAGCGAACATGGCCTGGCGGTGATCACTCGCATTCGCGACATGGTTGCGGCGCATCCCAAGGATTTTGCCTTGGCGTTGCGCGCCGAAGACGTACCGGCCATTGTCGCGCGCCAGCAGCGGGTGGTGTTTATCAGCATGGAAAATGCCGAGCCGCTGGCGGCTGATCCGCAACGATTGCAGACCTATTACCGACTGGGGTTGCGCATGCTCGGGCTGGTGCATGCGGCCAACAACGATTTCGCCGATTCAGCCACCGCGTTGCCGCAATGGCACGGCTTGAGCCCGGCCGGTCGAGCGCTGGTGGTGGAGGCCAACCGGCAGGGGATTTTGCTCGATGTCTCGCACGCCTCGGATCAGGTGTTCGATCAAGTGCTGGAGCTGTCCAGTGCCCCGATCATTGCTTCGCACAGCAGCAGTCGGGCGATCACGGCGCATCCACGCAACCTCGACGACCAGCGCTTGCGCCGGTTGGCGGCGAAGGGCGGCGTGGTGCAGGTCAACAGCTTTCCCAGTGATTTGATCAACCGCGAGCCCAGCCCCGAGCGCGACAAGGCGCTGGGCCCGCTGTACCGCGAGTTTCGCCTGGCGGCGAGCCTGAGCCCGGCGGAGGTGGCGGACCTTGCAGCGCGTATCCACGCGGTTGAAAATCGCTACCCGCAGCCGCAAGCGAACCTGGATGATTTCATCAAGCACCTGCTGCACATTCTCCAAGTCGTCGGCGCGGATCACGTCGGGATCGGTGCTGACTGGGACGGTGGCGGCGGGGTGCAAGGCTTGAGTGATGTGTCGCAGTTGCCGCGGATTACCGAGCGCTTGCTGGCGGCGGGTTACACCGAAAGTGATGTGGCGAAGATCTGGGGCGGAAATTTGCTGCGGGTGCTGAGCGAGGCGCAGCGCGTACATTGA
- a CDS encoding D-isomer specific 2-hydroxyacid dehydrogenase family protein, with protein MTRIASQLDAAFNQRLRAQLPDVEVLELPRGLPANLPADIQVLLAAPHADFRDASAPPPGWPFGLRLVQLVTSGLDYFPRWLFDSLPVASARGTTAETMAEFALAAIFTAAKQLPDVWINDAAHWRQRPLASVSGSTLGLFGFGSIAQALAPKAQALGMHVLALRHSAQPFEVPGVRAVADIHELFGRADHVLLAAPVTPATQHIVSEAVLASARPGLHLINLARGALIDQHALLRALDAGQVGLASLDVSDPEPLPAGHPFYRHRRIHLSPHTSANSPQVYLNIARLLARNIERQRKGLPLENPVEISRGY; from the coding sequence ATGACGCGCATCGCCAGTCAGTTGGACGCGGCGTTTAATCAACGCCTGCGAGCGCAATTGCCCGATGTTGAAGTGCTTGAGTTACCGCGGGGTTTGCCAGCGAATTTGCCGGCGGATATTCAGGTGTTGCTCGCCGCCCCACATGCCGACTTTCGGGATGCGTCGGCGCCGCCGCCCGGTTGGCCGTTTGGTTTGCGGCTGGTTCAACTGGTGACCAGCGGCCTCGATTATTTCCCTCGCTGGCTGTTCGACAGCTTGCCGGTGGCGAGTGCGCGAGGCACTACCGCAGAGACGATGGCCGAGTTTGCCCTGGCCGCGATTTTCACGGCCGCCAAGCAACTGCCGGACGTCTGGATCAACGACGCGGCGCACTGGCGGCAGCGGCCACTGGCTTCGGTGTCCGGCAGCACGCTGGGGCTGTTCGGTTTCGGCAGTATTGCCCAGGCCCTGGCACCGAAAGCGCAGGCACTGGGGATGCACGTCCTCGCGCTGCGTCACTCCGCGCAACCCTTTGAAGTGCCCGGCGTGCGCGCGGTGGCGGACATTCATGAGTTGTTTGGCCGTGCCGATCATGTGCTGCTGGCGGCACCGGTCACGCCCGCGACACAGCACATCGTCAGCGAAGCGGTGCTGGCGTCAGCCCGGCCGGGGCTGCATCTGATCAACCTTGCACGCGGGGCGCTGATCGATCAGCACGCGTTGTTGCGCGCCCTCGATGCGGGGCAGGTCGGCCTGGCGAGTCTGGATGTCAGCGACCCGGAACCGCTGCCGGCAGGGCACCCGTTTTACCGTCATCGACGCATCCATTTATCACCGCACACCTCGGCCAATTCACCGCAGGTGTACCTCAACATTGCCCGCTTGCTGGCGCGCAACATTGAACGCCAGCGCAAAGGGCTGCCATTGGAAAACCCGGTGGAGATCAGTCGTGGATATTGA
- a CDS encoding acyl-CoA dehydrogenase family protein, whose protein sequence is MSLSTAQPRAEHQARQPDLNAPAFAERLEALSDEFAATAAYYDKHSEFPHANLLRLHEHGLLALTVPRRLGGSEATLAQARRVVSAVARGEPSTALVLVMQYLQHTRLQGNQAWPLHLRERLAREAVEEGALINALRVEPDLGTPARGGLPNTIARRVDGGWLLSGRKIYSTGIPGLTWLAVWARSDDSEPHVGTWLVHRDTPGIRIEETWDHLGMRATGSHDVIFEDVFVASEYAVDILPANVPRPSELDSTGVLWLAVLLSSIYDGVARAARDWLVGWLAERTPANLGAPLSSLPRFHELIGRIDALLFANRVLLDAAAQGRVDPSEATQVKYLVTSNAISAVELGIEAIGNPGLARGNPIERHYRDVLCSRIHTPQNDAILAAVGRAAFALPSRGAQA, encoded by the coding sequence ATGAGCTTATCCACCGCGCAACCCCGCGCCGAGCATCAAGCTCGGCAACCCGATCTCAACGCCCCGGCATTCGCCGAACGGCTGGAAGCGCTCAGCGACGAATTCGCCGCGACGGCGGCTTATTACGACAAACACAGTGAGTTCCCCCACGCCAATCTGCTGCGTTTGCATGAGCACGGTTTGCTGGCGTTGACGGTGCCGCGCCGTCTGGGTGGCAGCGAGGCGACACTGGCCCAGGCGCGCCGGGTCGTCAGCGCCGTGGCTCGCGGCGAACCGTCCACCGCGTTGGTGCTGGTGATGCAATACCTGCAACACACACGCCTGCAAGGCAATCAGGCCTGGCCGCTGCACTTGCGCGAACGGCTGGCACGCGAAGCAGTGGAAGAGGGCGCATTGATCAATGCGTTGCGGGTCGAGCCGGATCTCGGCACACCGGCCCGTGGCGGCTTGCCCAACACCATTGCGCGACGCGTGGACGGTGGCTGGTTGCTCAGCGGCCGGAAGATTTATTCCACCGGCATTCCCGGCCTGACCTGGCTGGCGGTCTGGGCGCGCAGTGACGACAGCGAGCCGCACGTGGGCACCTGGCTGGTGCATCGGGATACGCCGGGGATTCGCATCGAGGAAACCTGGGATCACTTGGGCATGCGCGCTACCGGCAGCCACGATGTGATTTTCGAAGACGTGTTCGTCGCCAGCGAATACGCCGTGGACATTCTGCCGGCCAACGTCCCGCGTCCCTCGGAACTGGACAGTACCGGCGTGTTGTGGCTGGCAGTGCTGCTTTCGTCGATCTACGACGGCGTAGCCCGCGCCGCCCGTGACTGGTTAGTGGGCTGGCTTGCCGAGCGCACGCCGGCCAATCTGGGGGCGCCGCTGTCGAGCCTGCCGCGGTTTCATGAACTGATCGGGCGCATCGACGCGTTGCTGTTTGCCAACCGCGTGCTGCTGGATGCCGCGGCGCAAGGACGGGTCGATCCGAGCGAAGCCACACAGGTCAAATACCTGGTCACCAGCAACGCCATCAGCGCCGTCGAATTGGGGATCGAAGCCATCGGCAACCCGGGCCTGGCCCGTGGCAATCCGATCGAACGGCATTACCGCGATGTGTTGTGCAGCCGGATTCACACCCCGCAGAACGACGCGATCCTCGCTGCCGTCGGCCGCGCCGCATTCGCTTTGCCGAGCCGGGGCGCCCAGGCATGA
- a CDS encoding ABC transporter ATP-binding protein, with the protein MTVLLAKPSLPAVECRQVTRRFAGQAVLDHLDLEIAPGEFVALLGSSGSGKTTLLRALAGLDRIDEGRLQVPEALAAVFQEPRLMPWKRAWRNVSLGVRGEGAKERALAAMTEVGLEHRLNAWPGTLSGGEAQRVALARALVREPKLLLLDEPFAALDALTRIRMHQLIIALWRVHTPAVLLVTHDVDEAVLLADRVVVLAHGRIAEQIQIRLPRPRQIATPAFHDLRTRLLELLGVDSDPDVASAADDSQPLSRTGNR; encoded by the coding sequence ATGACTGTGCTGCTTGCCAAACCCTCATTGCCAGCCGTCGAGTGCCGACAGGTCACGCGCCGGTTTGCCGGCCAGGCGGTGCTCGATCACTTGGACCTGGAGATTGCGCCTGGCGAATTTGTTGCCCTGCTGGGCAGTAGCGGTTCGGGTAAAACCACTTTGTTGCGAGCACTGGCCGGGCTCGACCGGATCGACGAAGGCCGATTGCAGGTGCCCGAAGCGCTGGCGGCGGTGTTTCAGGAGCCACGCTTGATGCCGTGGAAACGCGCCTGGCGCAACGTCTCCCTCGGGGTGCGTGGCGAAGGGGCGAAAGAGCGCGCATTGGCGGCGATGACTGAAGTCGGCCTGGAACATCGGCTCAATGCCTGGCCAGGCACTTTGTCCGGAGGCGAAGCGCAGCGCGTCGCGCTGGCGAGGGCACTGGTCCGTGAGCCGAAACTGTTGCTGCTGGACGAACCGTTCGCCGCCCTCGATGCCTTGACGCGCATCCGCATGCATCAACTGATTATTGCGTTGTGGCGAGTGCACACCCCGGCGGTATTGCTGGTCACTCACGATGTTGACGAAGCGGTGCTGCTGGCAGATCGGGTGGTGGTGTTGGCCCATGGGCGCATCGCCGAACAGATCCAGATTCGCTTGCCGCGCCCGCGTCAGATCGCGACGCCGGCGTTCCATGATTTGCGTACGCGCCTACTGGAATTGCTCGGAGTCGACAGCGATCCCGACGTTGCCAGTGCCGCTGACGATTCTCAACCCTTGAGCAGGACCGGCAACCGATGA
- a CDS encoding LysR family transcriptional regulator yields MKIDDLNAFVAVIRCQTISQAADSLQLTQPAITRRVQNFEEALGVELLDRNTKPLKPTSMGLRVYGQCLEVLRTIDALSELVASDGPPSGALRIGVPQTIGDVVLLDALSQLKTLYPQLQTSVATGWGSHLLGKVENGELDVVAALFPAGKVFPEGVVGRSLASMSLVVVAAKGEVRKRNCKLADCYQRGWVLNPDGCGFRAGLQRALSAQGLSLQINLETFGTELQLGLIANGLGYGLVPLPLLENSSHRDKLEIVPVSDFKPVIDLWLIHPRFLGNLQEPVSVFGEMVAARVGKH; encoded by the coding sequence ATGAAGATAGATGATCTGAACGCGTTCGTGGCAGTGATCCGCTGCCAAACCATCAGCCAGGCCGCTGATTCCTTGCAGTTGACCCAGCCGGCAATCACCCGGCGGGTGCAGAACTTCGAGGAAGCCTTGGGCGTCGAGTTGCTCGACCGCAACACCAAGCCGCTAAAACCGACCAGCATGGGCCTGCGGGTTTACGGGCAGTGCCTGGAAGTGCTGCGCACCATTGATGCCCTCAGCGAATTGGTGGCCAGCGACGGCCCGCCCAGCGGTGCGTTGCGTATCGGCGTCCCGCAGACCATCGGCGATGTGGTATTGCTGGACGCCCTTAGCCAGTTGAAAACCCTCTACCCGCAATTACAGACCTCGGTGGCCACGGGCTGGGGCAGCCATTTGCTGGGCAAGGTCGAGAACGGCGAACTGGACGTGGTCGCGGCGCTGTTTCCCGCCGGTAAAGTGTTTCCGGAGGGGGTGGTCGGGCGTTCGCTGGCCAGCATGAGCCTGGTGGTGGTCGCCGCCAAAGGCGAGGTACGCAAACGCAACTGCAAACTTGCCGATTGCTATCAGCGCGGCTGGGTGCTCAACCCTGACGGCTGTGGTTTCCGCGCCGGCCTGCAAAGGGCCTTGAGCGCGCAGGGGTTGTCGTTGCAAATCAACCTGGAAACGTTCGGCACCGAATTGCAGTTGGGGTTGATCGCCAATGGCCTGGGCTATGGTCTGGTGCCGTTGCCGTTACTGGAAAACAGCAGCCATCGCGACAAACTGGAAATTGTCCCGGTCTCGGACTTCAAACCGGTGATTGATTTGTGGCTGATCCATCCGCGTTTCCTCGGCAACCTGCAAGAACCGGTCAGCGTATTTGGCGAAATGGTCGCGGCTCGGGTGGGCAAGCACTGA
- a CDS encoding cysteine dioxygenase produces the protein MPQNLVSKPLAPPNLARLRQFIEQLATLLDEQPGEAAILEQGGRLLQQLVSVDDWLPEAFAQPDPERYQQFLLHADSRQRFSIVSFVWGPGQRTPIHDHRVWGLIGMLRGAEYSQGFARQPDGALTATGEALRLQPGQVEALSPTVGDIHQVANAYSDQVSISVHVYGANIGAVKRAVYGLDGTEKPFISGYSNSLLPNLWDLSKELPQ, from the coding sequence ATGCCCCAGAACCTTGTGTCCAAACCACTCGCGCCACCGAACCTGGCGCGCTTGCGCCAGTTCATCGAGCAACTGGCCACGCTGCTCGACGAACAGCCCGGTGAAGCAGCAATCCTTGAACAGGGCGGCCGCTTGCTGCAGCAACTGGTCAGCGTCGATGACTGGCTGCCGGAGGCATTCGCCCAGCCCGACCCCGAACGTTATCAGCAGTTTTTGCTGCACGCTGATTCCCGGCAACGCTTTTCCATCGTCAGTTTTGTCTGGGGCCCGGGGCAACGCACGCCGATCCATGATCATCGGGTCTGGGGGCTGATCGGCATGTTGCGTGGCGCGGAGTATTCGCAAGGATTTGCCCGGCAACCCGACGGCGCACTGACAGCTACCGGAGAAGCGCTGCGCTTGCAACCGGGCCAGGTCGAAGCGCTGTCGCCAACGGTGGGCGACATTCACCAGGTGGCCAATGCCTACAGCGATCAGGTGTCGATCAGCGTGCACGTGTATGGCGCTAACATCGGCGCGGTGAAGCGCGCGGTGTATGGCCTGGACGGTACTGAAAAACCTTTCATCTCCGGCTATTCCAACAGCCTGTTACCAAACCTCTGGGATTTGTCGAAGGAGCTCCCGCAATGA
- a CDS encoding class II aldolase/adducin family protein: MSTANAIHRPGVYDLPRDGHTVFRWEHPPQHESVAQERLQRKQSLAIAFRVFALQGFDMGGAGHITVRDPGRPDHFWVNPVGVYFGHLRVSDLLLVNPDGEILEGEGALNLAAFAIHAALHEARPQVIAAAHAHSLYGKAWSSLGRLLDPLTQDACAFYEKHALFDNFSGVVLDTSEGARIAQTLGEHNALILQNHGLLTVGQTVEAAVWRFIAMDNAARTQLLAEAAGSPRLIPHDVARHTARQVGTEFGGWFSFQPFRERILRAEPDVLT; this comes from the coding sequence ATGAGCACAGCCAACGCAATTCACCGGCCGGGGGTGTACGACTTGCCGCGCGACGGCCACACCGTGTTTCGCTGGGAGCATCCGCCGCAGCACGAGAGCGTTGCGCAGGAACGCTTGCAGCGCAAACAGAGCCTCGCAATCGCGTTCAGGGTGTTTGCCCTGCAAGGGTTCGATATGGGCGGCGCCGGGCACATCACGGTGCGCGACCCAGGGCGGCCGGATCACTTTTGGGTCAACCCGGTGGGCGTGTATTTCGGTCATTTGCGGGTGTCGGATCTGTTGCTGGTCAACCCTGACGGCGAAATCCTCGAAGGCGAGGGCGCGTTGAACCTGGCCGCGTTCGCCATCCATGCCGCGCTGCATGAAGCCCGCCCGCAGGTGATCGCCGCGGCGCATGCACATTCGCTGTACGGCAAGGCCTGGTCGAGTCTGGGACGCTTGCTGGACCCGCTGACCCAGGACGCCTGTGCCTTTTATGAAAAGCACGCACTGTTCGACAATTTTTCCGGGGTGGTGCTGGACACCAGCGAGGGCGCGCGCATCGCCCAGACCCTTGGCGAACACAACGCGTTGATCCTGCAAAATCATGGCCTGCTAACCGTTGGCCAAACCGTCGAAGCGGCCGTCTGGCGTTTTATCGCGATGGACAACGCCGCACGCACGCAACTGCTCGCCGAAGCGGCGGGTTCACCACGGCTTATCCCGCATGACGTTGCACGACACACGGCCAGGCAGGTCGGTACTGAATTTGGCGGCTGGTTCAGCTTCCAGCCGTTTCGCGAACGGATTTTGCGCGCAGAACCGGATGTTCTGACTTAA